The genomic stretch TGTGCAAACCACttaaattttgattttttttgaaataattaGAATACACGGTTTAGTTTGAGTTAAGCATTTCAAATTCACTCCAAATTTACATTTGGATTCTCGTTTCAATTTTATTTTACTCGTTTCAAAAATTTACATTTGGATTAGGAAAAAAGCATTAAAAATTTTCATGAGCCATTCAGGATTTTTATTGGTTTTTTTTGTGTGTATATTTGAGTTGCGAACTAGGTTTAGTTAGTTCATATATTCCCCTAAATTCAATTGACTTTAATcctacccgcaaaaaaaaaatcactttaATCCTTTAAACATTTGGGCCCAATCTCTCTCCTAATCTTTCTCTTGCCTTCGCGGGCCTAATCTTTCTCTTGCTTTCGGCCTGACCCATTCCTCTCCATTCCTTTCGCCGGGCCCAGCCAGCGGTCACCCAGCCCATTCCTCTATCTCTTTCCTGTtgtcgcgcgccgccggcgccgccgccgaccaaaTCCAAACCccacgccgccccgccgccgcccaaaaTCCCCCAtgtcgccgccgcagcgccgctCGCCCGTGCCGCCGGATCTGATGGACGAGATCCTGGGCGAGATCCTCCTCCGGATCCCGCCGGAGGAGCCCGCGCACCTCATCCGCTTCGCGCTCGTCTGCAAGCCCTGGCTCCGGGTCCTCTCCGACCCCGCCTTCCGCCGCGGCTACCGCGAGCGCCACCGCAGGCCGCCCCTCCTCGGCTTCGTCCACAACCTCTACGAGAACGGTCCGATCCCCCGCTTCGtccccaccaccgcctcccgctGCTCCTCGCCGGTGTTCAACTGCCAGAACTGGTGGGCTCTCGactcccgccacggccgcgtcctcGTCAACAGGTTCGAACCGTCCGACCTCGTCGTCTGGGACCCCGTCAGTGGCGACCAGCAGCACCTGCCCCTGCCCCCCTACTCGCACGCGTACGACACCGGAGCAGTGCTGTGCGCGGCGGCAAGCTGTGATCACCTTGACTGCAGCAGCGGCCAATACTCGTGGTCTTCGTGGGCACCGACGATGAGGAGGCCGTCACTTGGGCTAGCATGTACTCGTCGGAGACCCGTGGCTGGAGCGCAATCGCCACCGCTGATTTCAGTGCCTCCACCATGGTGGACCTCCACTCCTACATTGAGACAAAGCCCAGCATCCTCATCGGCAATGCACTCTATTTTTCCGTTGAGCTAGGGAAGGCTATCCTCAAATACGACCTTGCGGGGCAGGGCCTCTCGGTGATTGATGCACCAGAAGTGTCCAAGCAGATGCGTATCCTCATGGCTGTAGAGGATGGAGGGTTGGGATTTGCCGCCATTGAGGGTGACGACCTCCACCTGTGGTCATGGCTGACTGGCAACTCATCTGCAGGAAGGACGCTATGCAGAGTCATTCAACTTCAGAGTCTTCTTCCAGCTCGGAACAAATCATTTCCGTCTGAACTGATTGGCTTTGCTGAAAGCACAGATACCATCTTCTTGGAGACATAAGCCGGAGTTTTCACAATTGAGATCAAGTCAGAGAAGATAAAGAAGGTAGGCAAGAGAGGCGGCTGCTACGCTGTCCTACCCTACATGAGCTTCTGTGCTCCAGGTAATAAGCCTTACCTTGTCTCTATTTTTCTGTAAACATTTGTAGTTACCTATTGTGTCTACTATAGCATGCATTTAAGTTACGAAAATGCTAACATACTCTCGGGTGTTTAGAGTCCTCTGTGACTGATTTTGTGACTTTTGATTTATTCCATCATGATCTAACAGCACAACTTTATTCCTTGCTTCCATCATATTACAATAGCAGCATATTCTGACTATGCTAAGCCAAGATGATGAGGGACATCAAATATAGCCAAATGGTTCATGAACATTCAAGTGTGTCAAAGTCCAAACTGAATTTTGCTATCAAGAGTTAGAAGACAAGTCCCCTTCTTCTACTATGAAAAGATACACTAATGACCCATCTCTAGACACTTCAAGAATTAGTTGCAAATTTGGTTTTTACTACTACAATACTACTGCACTAGTGTGATCAAGAAGTATCTTGAAGCTTAGTTGTCTATTAGCTATACATGAGTTGTTACCTAGTTGTCATATGTGAGTTGTTATCTAGTTGTCATATTAGTTGTGAGTGAGTTGTGTAAGGCTTAtgagcctataaatagaggaaAGCCTCAAGTTTGTAACTTGGTTTTGATGTACCCACTACCTTATGAATAGAACATGTTCTACCCTTTAGATCTTGGACTAGATCTTGTACCCTAAGGGCTTTGGATTAATCTCTTGCTATTCGGATTCGACCTTTTGATCCATCTTCGTCTCTAGAACGACTATCTTCGTCTCTAGAACGATATCTAGCTCAGCACGTTGAAGTGGTTCCTTCAACACTTTGTGCTGTTTCTACCTATTAGCACACTGGAGAGGTTCCTCCAATACTTGTGCTATATTTATCTATTTGTAGCAGCAATGTGGAGCTGTTCCTCCACATTAGTGTGCTGCATCACAAGAGGCATAAATAGGAGACATCGTACTGAACTGCACCGTTGTAATTCCACCATAGAAATAGGGCCAGTTCCGCAATCATCCATTTATGCACCATACATTTGTCATGCGCTTTCCAGTTTGTATTCCCAAAATAGCAGAATTCTTGATATGCTGGTTGTGACAGTAGCATCATCTCCGGACCTTTAGCTAACATATATCCTTGCATAGCTATTTGTAACAGCTTATTCGGTGTTTGTCGCCACTCGCCACTCGAGAATTGACCAGTTAAATGGGCATGCAGCTACACAAGAGAAATGACTGGAATAGTTCTCTTGGTATGTAAATACATCCATTTAATTTCTTGACCATTAGGTTTACCAGACCGCTCAGCTGTAACCATCCATCCATAGCTCAACTTGCAGGCTTCATGATCAAATAAAATAGCATGAAGGTATGACTGAAACAAACCAAGTCCTCGCCTGTAGCAAACATCAAATTGATTCCCACACTCCATCCTGATTTGAAAATGGAAAGGCCTCACTATGCACATGCTCAGTAGGTAAATTTGTACGCAAGAAGATTTTATCTCTGATGCCATGGTTCCTAAGACAGCCACTTCACAATTCTTACCATTGATGATCCTAGAATCATAAGATGCACATCACTAGTTGAATGAAGGTAATCTTTCAACCACTGCTTTCTCACCTTGACTCTAGTAGAATTGGCAGTCAATATGGACCACAGCCATAAGGATATATTTTGCACTACCAGCATAATCACACATGCATTTCAGTTACTTGACATTATTAGATCTACGAAGTAATAGTCCTTCACCTAGAACTGTATGCTGAAATCGTCATACCATACCTCTCACACATCCATTTGTTTTGGACTGTGGACTGACCAACACATCTGCCGCTATTAGCCATTGGTGTTTTGACAGCATTCCAACTTGATAGCAACTAAAACTGAAAGCTGGCCAAGGTGCTGGTTGTATCTCAGCACCACTATCCACAATATCAGTTGTATTGGCGGTGGCCGTGGATGCTTCAGAAGCTCACCATCTCTGCTTGGCTGAATGGCGTCCACAATATTGGCCTTAGATCATCTGCACTGTGCAAACTCCATGTAGTATAGCATGTGGCAGGAACAGGAGTACCGGCATTACCCTGAACACCTTGCGGGCATTGTAGACACCAGTGCCAATACACAGCAGAAACACGTCATCTGTTGGAGCCGGGCTCTCGCTTTGGAAGTCAGCAGACGTTGCTGTTGATTGTGGTGAGCAAAGTTGGGGTGGTGGCTAGAGCACTCGCGGTCGGTGGAACACAAGCATTGTGGATATGACTGGGCATTGAACACCTGGTGGGCATCACGGGGTAGCACTCCGTATTGGTGATAGAGATGGCTAGGGCGGCATCCTGGTCAGAGTAGAGGTGGAGGTAGAGGGAAGTGCCGAGGATGCGGTCTTGGACACTAGAAATGCAGGTGTCATGGTAAAGGGAAGCCTTTGGTTGGACACCTTGTGGGCACCATCTCTAGAACCTCGGTGGCCCTGACAGAACGACGCAGAAAGCTGTTGGTGATGCCGAGGTCATGGCTGTAGGCACTTGAAAGCAGGTGGCCTGGCTAGGACCCGCCATCGAACACCTGGTGGGCGCCACTGGATGAGAATGACAATAGAGGCATCCCGTGGTGGAAAGGAGGTCAGTGAAGTGGGGTTGAAGATGCCGGTGGCTCAACACGGTGGCACAACTGAGCATTCCTTTCCTCGATCTTCCGATTCATGTCATCCCACTTCTGATCTAGTTCCTCGAGCTTGGCCAGTATCACAGCACACATCTCCTCCGTCATGTTCACTCGTATTCCGATGCGGTGGTAGTGGTGGTTTTCGGATCGAAATAGCTGTGAACCAAATGTCACACCCTAGATGCAACTCACAGAACAAATTATCTCCCAACAATGAACTACGGAATATATATGGAGTATACTAGAATTTGAATACACATGGATGAGGAACTCGCTAGTGTTCTCGAGCCGAAGCTCGCCGCTGCAGAGCCGATGAGTCCCAAATCCAATTCTTATTTCGCTCACGACGACTATTTAGTCCTCTTGCATGCTGCGCCAACTACGCTGTAGCGATGCCCGTTCATGGGCCTATCTTAACTACCTTAGCCATTCGGGCCCAACAAGGATAACGTTGGGCTTCCAGACCTGATGGCCCAC from Setaria italica strain Yugu1 chromosome II, Setaria_italica_v2.0, whole genome shotgun sequence encodes the following:
- the LOC101754133 gene encoding uncharacterized protein LOC101754133; this encodes MSPPQRRSPVPPDLMDEILGEILLRIPPEEPAHLIRFALVCKPWLRVLSDPAFRRGYRERHRRPPLLGFVHNLYENGPIPRFVPTTASRCSSPVFNCQNWWALDSRHGRVLVNRFEPSDLVVWDPVSGDQQHLPLPPYSHAYDTGAVLCAAASCDHLDCSSGQYSWSSWAPTMRRPSLGLACTRRRPVAGAQSPPLISVPPPWWTSTPTLRQSPASSSAMHSIFPLS